Part of the Capsicum annuum cultivar UCD-10X-F1 chromosome 12, UCD10Xv1.1, whole genome shotgun sequence genome is shown below.
aatttcatgcttgataatgaaaatattaataattcaactaaaaatttggaaaatatagTCAAACGCTTAAATatacgaaagtagacatgcaatacaacatctaaatcacttgtaatctcataatcttcaaatagtgataaatgggtataaaccctaaatttaaattcatataatttcatataagattcaactttaaaactaattttgggcacaaggatgaaagaattatccttgttgaaaaccacacataccttagttgatgaaattgataaagaagcttgaactttgagtttctagttgtgctcttgaagattgattcttgaagttcttgaattgagaatttttaattttgagttatcttggaaaaataatggtggaatttggatttcttggggattaagagttgatgttctagggtttctttgagagaaattatGTGGAAAGTATGCATATAATGCTTAGGATCAGTTAAATTCCTTGTTTCTCAGGATTTGGGGCTTGAGAAAATGACTAGATTACCCTTTGTAAAAATTACTCGGAACTGGAAAAAATCTCGATTTGGCACACCATCGCGATGCGCCTCTATtgcggtggctcattggaaaaaGGACGAACACCATTTTGGGCTCTGGCATGACACAGCGTAATCGTgttgcatcattaaaaaaggacaagtgccattttgcactctaCCACGATGCGGTGTCTGTCCAATTGGGAATTTTGATGCAATACAGGCAAATCTCAttgagctactggaaagggacGAATGGGAATTGAAACTTCTCCGCGACGTGGGCTAATCGTGGCACTCCACTAGAAATCGGACAATTGTAAATTTttccttcaccgtgatgcggtgcttATCACAGTGTTCTACTACTTTTACTAAAATCGCtataacttcttaaccgagtatgggattgaggcaaaattggtatcgttggaaagttgattCAATTATTTACACACTGGCAGGTCTAGAActggaaaattccacatgtataaagaTTTATTCACTTTTAGAGTTGACCCTTGAtattctaggagctaaattgagctaggaaaaagtacagggtattacaacaacTTATAACCATCTACTACCCTCGCCTTAGTACCTACCAATTTGGTTTCTTGGATACATTCTATATTAATTCACCTTTTCCTAAGAATTTTCACTAGATCTAATGACTTCTCCGATAAAGACCTTATGTTCCACGACCCTACTCTCAACCTATAGTCATCTTTAGCTCCTTTACCCTTCCTACCTCCTACCCTTGCCTCTGCCCCTAACCCTCATCTAGTCCCCGCTTCTGACCCCAGCCCTAACCCAAGCCCTACCTGAAGACATGACCCCACGCCAACACCATATACCACATCCACTAGAGACAACACAGACCAGTAACACTAAGAGAACAATGcttaaacaacaaaacaaaccaaACAAGTACTATCAATCCCATACTACAAAACTACTAATAACAACACAAATGGATAAAACACAAGTAGAATTAACAAGTAAAACACTACCtatgaaatacaaaaatacaCAAGAAATACACAAGTAAATCGTCACCTATAAACAAGATAGTAAGCCGAGATGCGGATAAAATCGAATCGAAATAGGAATAGTAAACAAGACAGACAGTAGCAACCACCAAAATCAAGAAAGCTATATACACGACTAGTAATATGGAGCGAGTGCACCTGATCTAAACTGGATCAGTTTACTTGATTGAGTCGATGAATTCCGATAATTTACGGCAGAAATAGTCGCTAAAATTATTTTGTCACCGTTTAAGAAGGTATGCCAAATCTAAACTTATAGTACTTGCAAGGGGTTAGAAAAAGAAGAGCGAGAAGTTGACAAAAATGGTTCGCTGGAGTCGTCGATAGAGAAGGAGTTGATGGTTCAAGAGCTGCAGTGGTTCAAGAGTTGTAGCGGTTCAAGAAGGAGTCGCCGACAGAGAAAGAGTTGCCGGCAGAGCAGTCCACCAGAGAGTGAACAAGAGAGTCGCTGGTCATTTAGGTCTGACTGGAATCGGGTGGCGGAGCGATTGGGTATGACAAGAGTCTATTTTGATCTTGGTTAGCGAAATCCCATCAAAGTCGGAACCTCAATAACGAAGGGTCGCGTTACCAGTAGCAGAAGTGTCACCGTACGTTGGAGATTCGCTGTAGACGGTAACGTAGAAGATGATAAAAAATggaagattttattattattataataataataatatggtaaCCATTATTATAAGTAGCTATTTTATCTACTAgtggagaaaaaaaaaggaagatttTGGTTATGGTGATTTTTGAGTTATGTGGCGAACAAGAAAGATTATTTTGTGAAAGAAGATAGTTATACTAATTGAATCAAAAACTATCTCCGCCTCATCCGAGTTTTGAATCCTAAATCGATGCTCTTAGAGTATCGTTTTCCTCCTTTTCCCTGCCTTTTTCCTTTCCCGTCTTCTAAGAGCTGTCCAAATCATATATAAAGAACAAACATACAAATCTTATTTTGTCTTATACGTGGTAAGATGCACAAGAAAGTTTAGATCGATGTTGGTTATATCATTCTtattagaagaaaagaaaaaagagaaagaaaaaaggtaTGTATATGTGTGGAATTTGACATTGTCGAGAGTTTATATGTCACACTATATACATATGTATGGAATTTGTTGTTAATTCATGTCATATACGTaacattattatgtatatgatcccatatacttaaatttgttatgtatatgtggtGAAACAAACATTGGtgaactatttattttaaaaaatatacattacaAAGTTATGTGTATTTTATACATTAACAGTGTTATGCATAACACAATCAACCTATATACATAAATCTGTTATATATATGGGTTGAAAACAGACACTTGTGGACTGTTGTATTTTCAGAATATGTGTATTACTAAGTTTTACAAAGTTATGTGTATGTTATGCACTAACAGTGTTATACATAAGACAATCAAACCATATACataattttgttatgtatatatgttgaaAACATACACTTTTGGActgttatattttcaaaatatatacattacaaaGTTGATCGTAGTTAGCAACGTCCATTTTCTTTTCTCCTTGAGctctctccccctctctctcccaacggctctctccccctctctctctctccctaccctctctccaccCCCAGCTTACCGGCCCCCGGTCCCCGGcaccgtcgctgaccttcggcgccgacccgatccggccgccggctccgacctAAGGTCGCCGGCGCTGACCAGACCGCCGGCTACGACCTCCGGTCGCcggctctccctctctctctctctctccctaccccctCTCCATTCCAAGCTCACCggcccccggtccccggcgccgtcgctgaacgTCGGAGCTGACCAGATCcgaccgccggctccgacctccggtccccggcgctGACCCGACCTGACCCCCCGCCGGCGCTCCCCCCCCAGCTGCTCATCCCCCCCCCCCAGCTGTTCATACCCCCCCCTACCGATACTGTCCCCCGCCTGCACCCGCCAcgccgtctccagcagccgcagccccaagcgaaatccggtgacttctaacctttgttatttcgttatttcatattgcattttagttcattatttcatattccattcttagtactATGCTCGTAGTAGCCcgtgtaccttgacttgcgtgggatttgtgaacattgtctgttgtctgttgttgctgttgctgtggtcgcttcttagttttgcttcgggagtattcctttgaacgtgtgtgtgccttgtatctccttgctgctgctttgatattgCCACCGGGtatatccttatattttcctattttttcgtgtagttgtggctgtgggtggtaatgggtggttagggtcatgtccgagggggttggggcgtggggctgtggcgggggcgggagatggggagagagcgggagtgggtgggaggccaaggtttggccgagggggggtagtggggggcgcgtggatagcgacggtaggctgagggttgggtcttggaatatagggacccttcaggggaagtccatagagctggtgaagattcttaggaagagaaggatcaaccttgcgtgtgtccaagagaccaagtgggtagggtctaaggctagggatatggacggttacaagctgtggtactctgggagcgacaggcgtaggaatggagttggcatcttggtagatgaagagcttagaggtcaggtagtgaaggtgaagaggatcaacgataggttgatgactattaagttggtcattcgggggtttaccctgaacgtgtgtagtgcctatgcgccgcatgtgggattggagggggaggagaagatgcggttctgggaggctttggaggaggtggtgagaggcgtgcccagtttggagaagattgttgtagcaggggatttcaacgggcacatcggggcgctaccgggaggctttggggatgtgcatggtggttttggttttggggagagaaatgaagagggtgcgaccctattggagtttgcgagggcgtttgggctggtggtggtgaactcgggcttcccgaagaaggacgagcacctgatcacttttcggagcgcgatagccaggacccagattgactttttgttgcttaggaaaggggatagggcgttgtgtaaagactgtaaagtcatcccaagtgagaatctttcgacccaacataggctcttggttatggatttgggtataaagaagaatagaaagaggaggagtaaggagtgtagaccgagaattaagtggggcggcttgacgccagtgaatgcgtgggagataggggagaggttggcgggaatgggggtgtgggagtgtaggggggacgtggatactatgtgggacagggcggcaacgtgcatcagggagaatgcaagggaggtattgggtgtttctaggggccgggccggacatcatcggggggattggtggtggaatgaagaggtggggaagaaagtggagaccaagaaagaggcgtatgctaagttggtggaaagcaaggacgaagaagagaagcgggtaaacaggaaagagtacaagctagcgaggaaggaggcgaagtcagcggtcacggcagctaagacggccgcttttgagagcttgtatgcagggttacaggggaaaggaggggagaaaaagttgttccgactcgctaaggctagggagaggaagggtcgtgacctcgatcaggtgaggtgcattaagggggaggacggtagagtgttggtggaggacggtcacataaagaagagatggcagtcgtactttcataggctcttgaatgacgagggggacagagctattgtgttaggggaactggagcactcaggggagtgtcgggattttagctattgtagacgttttaaggtagacgaggttagacaggcagtccgcaggatgcgaaggggtagggcgacggggccggatgagataccggtggagttttggaagtttgttggagaggctggtgtaaggtggttgactgcattgttcaatgaaattttcaggatggcaaagatgcccgaggcgtggaggtggagtaccatgatccccctctataagaataagggggacattcagtgttgcaataactatagggggattaagttactgagtcactctatgaagatatgggagagagtggtcgaggtgaggctgagacggatagtgtctatttcggaaaaccagttcggatttatgcccggccgctcgacgacggaggcaatccacctggtacagaggttggtggagcagtatagggagaggaagaaggatctgcacatggtgttcatcgacctggaaaaggcgtacgacaaagtccccagggaagtgctttggagatgcttggaggtgagtggagtaccgcaggcatatatcagagtaattaaggatatgtatgagggagcgaaaacccaggtgaggacggcgggaggagactcagagcatttcactgtcctgacaggattgcatcagggatctactcttagtccctttttgtttgcgttagtaatggatgtgttgacgcggcgtatccaaggggaggtgccgtggtgtatgctttttgcagacgatgtagtcctgatagatgagactcgagggggtgtgaatgagaaattagagttgtggaggcaaactctggagtccaaagggttcagggtgagcagaaccaagacagagtatgtggaatgtaagtttaatgacgtgaggcgggagaatgaggtaggagtgacgctagaagcacaggaggtagggaagagggataagttcaagtatctcgggttcgtgatccagagtaacggtgagattgacgaggatgtctcgcaccgtattggggcgggatggatgaagtggaaactcgcatcgggggtgctgtgtgataagaaggtgccgcccaagcttaaaggcaaattctatagggtggtagtccgtccggccttgctgtatggagcggagtgttggccagttaagaactcccacatccaaaaaatgaaggtggcagaaatgcggatgttgcgctggatgtgtggactgacccgaggggatagagttcggaatgagactatccgggagaaggttggtgtgacttcagtggagtgtaaaatgcgggaagcacgattgagatggttcggacacgtgaagaggaggggcatggatgccccggtccgtaggtgtgagaggctagcgttggatggttttagacggggaaggggtagaccgaagaagtactggggtgaggtgattaggcgggacatggaatagttacagctcaccgaggacatgaccctagataggaaggtctggaagatgcgaattacggcagaggattagggccagttcgggtcgctagtgtagggaattaattggtgggggtgtattcctgttatgattccgtattcagtgtttcgtgtttcgtgttccatgtttattacgaatctgtgtgctttcctctgctttatattcctgcattcctgctttactctgttttatattccttatgggtaccgtatctatgttatgtcatctgcttctgtgctgtactatgtgtttgtgtgatatctcgtgacttgagccggaggtctttcggaaacagcctttctacttcatcagaggtagaggtatggactgcgtacatcttaccccctccagaccccactaagtgggaatacactgggtttgttgttgttgttgttgtatacattACAAAGTTATGTATATGTCATGCATTAACAATGTTATACATAACACAATTATGTATATGACTCTATTAGACAAAGCAAGGTGTGTTTATTTCAGGctatatacataacattattatgtatatgaaagaaTATTAGACATGAATATGaaacattgttttatattttcaagttttgaaaaattttgtttaagttttattatatattaaactAATATTGATTTGCAATGTATAGTATTACAGGGGATGTAATAATTAATCCAACATTTCTTAATCTCTAATTTTGATCGTTGAAATTGTTtcagagttttaaaattttaaaattgaaaaattattacTAAATTTAAGGGATCCATTAatcacaatttcataaatatagagTTAATTGTGTTATGCATTTaatgtagatattttattttttaattataattaaatttagttagttcaaatacataaataataatgtataagaataattaaaatcaagaagggaaaaattttaattgaaaccTTGAAACAAAAGGAGAGAAGATAATTATGTCTGGAtttatgtaatttaaaaaaacaaacaaacggAGGGTTGAACGTTTTCCGCAAATTTAGCATCGTACctttaaccaaaaagaaaaaaaaaaaaaattagcatcGTACCTATTCCGTCCGGATCATGACAATTTAGAGGGGAAAAAAGAAGGAATAAATAGAGCAAAAACACATCCCCTTCGAATACAAAACAAAATCTACCCTAGGGTTTTCTCTCCCCAGTTTCTTCCGCCTCTGAGAGCGAATTCTGTAGCCACCCTCCCTCCTATCCAATCACCATGACGGGAAAAGCAAAGCCAAAGAAGCATACGGCGAAAGAATTAGCTGCAAAGATCGATGCTGCCACAACCAACAGGGGCGGAGGCAAGGCTGGCTTAGCCGACAGGTCTGGTGTAGACAAAGGTGGACACGCGAAGCTTGAATGCCCACTTTGCAAAGTTACTGCACCTGATGTCAAGTCAATGAAGATCCATCATGATGCTAAACATCCTAAGGTTGCTTTCGATGAGACGAAGCTCAATAATCTTCATGCTACTGTTTCTGCTGAATCAAGCAACAAGCCGAAACCTGGTATCCGTGGCAGTCTCAAGAAGTGAAATTTCTTTTTATATTGAATAGAGATAAtagttttgtgggaatgaataaTATCGAACCCACTACTTTTAGTTTCTGGTGATGTAATCGTTGTCATATGTTTCTTGGTTTATATGGAAGTTACTGCTGCTTGCGCTTtttatgtggttgttgttgtgcCTGTTGTTCTGGTTATAATTTGCTTTCATATATTTAtcatcttttgatgttaattttaGGTGTCTGAttctattttgaaaaagaatcaaGTAAAAAAGAGCCAGCTTTAGGGATGGGGATTTGGAAAATTTTTGTAGTTAGACATAGGAATATACAAGATTCCAATGATTGGAATTCTCTGTTGATTTAATGGTTTCCTTTACTCTTGGTGGAATTTTCTTGGTAGTTTAATTACCTTTGTATCATTGTTATTGGGAGAGCGCTTTAGGGTCATGGTTTAGTGATAAtagtgtaatttgagtgtattTCTGCTTGTGCTAATATTTTTAAGGTTGTGGGAGAGTTTGatcttttgatgttaaatggGATGATAGACCTGTGGACAGTCAAAAATAGAATGGAATCCATGACTAGCTTCTTCTGCGGTAGTTATTACGTGTTTTGGTTATTTGGAAGTTACTGCTTATGTTCTCCATAAGAGGATTgctgttttaggaatagtttgtTTTCTTATCccttccaaaaaaagaaaaaagttcgTTTTCATATCTGTTAGTATGTTTGCGTATGTTTAGACTTTGATTCGATGTGAACAAGGGAAATGGAATAAAAAGGTTTCTCTATAGAGGAGTTTTTGGAGAAGATATTAGGAAGTTTTATACTTGATGCAATAATTACAGATCTGGCTCTGCTATTTTTCGCTTATGAATGATGTCTTTTCTTCCTTTGCTTTTTAGAAGGGATCTTATTTGTATCTTAATCTGATGTGTCGACATGGTTTGTATAGTGCCCTGGTATCATTGTAATTTGAGTTATTGTCTGCTTGTGTGCTGATGTTTTTGGGAAGATAGCAGTGTTTGATGTATTGATTTGGGAGGTTAGCAGAGTTTGATGTATTGATTTGGGAAGGTAGCAAAGTTTGATGTATTGATTTAAATAACAAGGGAAAAGGCTTCCTACCCAAATTCTTAAAGATGTATAGATATTGAATGTTGTTGATGCCACTTTCGCTCTTGTCTTTGCTTTCTCACTCTGATGTGTTTTTTGATTGGGGTACAAATATTAAGGTGTTTAGTCATAGTAGaagagaaaatagtaaaaaagacCATAACGATAGAAAGGAAGTCGTTAAAGAAACTTACATTAAGATAACACGCTTAAGAGTTTTTTGTAGACACGTGCTGGATTATTATTGCTTTGAAGTTGTTTCCATCTTTTGTCATCTGTGTGCACATGTTATTCGAAGTGGTTTTGGCCATTGTCACTAAGCGTTAGAGCATTTTGTAGACGCATGCTGGGTTATtattgtgttgaagttgtttccaTCTTTTGTCATCTGTGTGCACATATTATCTGAAGTAGTTTTGGTGATTGTCACTAAGCGTTAAGAGTTTTTTGTAGACATGTGCTGGATTATTATTGCTTTGAAATTTGTTCCATCTTTGGTCATCTCTGCTCACATATTAAAGTATTTTGGGTGACTGTCACTAAGCGTTAGAATTCCGGTGTGTTCTTACTTGGATGAAGTTCAGAGATTGTTTTCGTCTATGCTGCAATCATTTGATTAGAAGAATCATCATCTATGCTGCGATGATTTGATTAGAAGAATCACAGGTGTGCTTTGCCAGTACGTTTGCCCAGTTTATGTTAGTTTTTACTGCCAGTCGTGTGTCTTGTTTATGTTAACCTTGCTCATGTTGCAAATTGTCGGTGTAAACTTAttgtataatatatatgtatttgactGTGATATCCAATTTTTGGTTTGCCTAGGTTGACAATAGTTATTTACTTTGTACACACTTGATGTCTGAATGATGGAAGGGATTCAtttctgatactaagtttttattGGTCGACTTTAAGCATGCATCATATGAAGTTTCTGTAATGACATAAGCTTTAGATTTTAATTGCATTACTTGGTTGCAGGGCTTTCTTACTGCTTCCAGCTAGGCATTTCATCATTTACTTAAATATTACTATTAGTGAAAGACTGAAAGTCAATCTACATGTACATCTCTATTTTTCCTGGTTGAATATCGATGAGCGAATTGAAATCAGTATTATAGTTTCATTTTCCTGGTACTACAGAGGCTAGACTGTTCTATTGATGATCTTAGGCATGTGTGTACTCTCACATGTTGCTATGGAAATTAAGATGATGGATGGTATGGTCAAGCCTTTAAAATCCACTTAGTTGATTTTTGCTTATCAGTGGAGTATGCCACTCTAATTGTTAACTATGAGTCCTTTAATCTGTCCTTTTTGCTTGGTGTTATACAATTGGTTTGTAAATGGAGGCTCATGAATATTGGTGGTTTTCATGATAGACATGGCGGTAATAGAGAGTAAAGATTGGCCTGTCTTTGTTCAGGTAATCTATTTTGTTTGCCTTCAATCCTCCTGTGTTGCAAAATCTTTGTACTTGTTGCGCTCTCATATACATGTGTTGTATGTTTTGGCTGCAACTTGTACTTTCTCACTGTCCTATTTTTGTCCGCTCACAGGagtcttcttatttttttcttgtatcgCATCTGTTGGTTGATAGGATAGTACTTTTCTTGTTCCCGTATACATTGGACTCTTTTTGGTCTATCTTGATTCATTTTTtgatatttctcttcttttccgAGTCGTTTGATACATGACTGAATTGGAAGTGGCTGCTATGAGCGGTTGTAATTGAAATATTGTTTCACCCCCTTCTAACCAGCAATTGAATGTCAAGGGTACAATACCTATTCTGAgtgtactaatatttttttatttatgcatgtaatatCAGCAGTAGAAAGAAAGGAACAGTAGAAAACTAAAAAATGGCCTTTGTCCACTTAGGATAAAGTTGTGTTTACCTTGTTACCGCTATTTTAGCTATTTAGTTAACCTGTTGCTTGCTTATTACGTCCGTGTAGAAAGACGTGGTGCATGTTGGCTGTTTGGTGCGTATAACAATTTTCTTTTCCCGTGCAATCTGATATATGTATTATTGCAAAGGCAAATGCCATAAGGACCCCTCTGAGGTGACTTttgattcaaaaatttaaaagtttttgctgaagtattttaaatattttacgaAACCTACCTTCTAACAAATCAGGCAACATTTTTTTTTCGAGAAACGAACCTTATCCGGGCTCTCACATCCCGTGGCGGTCAGAGGTTGAGCCGCACACCCTCAAACCTTatcataaataaaagaaaagaaatacgaGGGGGACATAGATTTTATCTCCGATTCTATGATGGTTCAAAGTCAACTAGCCTATTAAGATCGATCGACTCATCACCGATTCTTAAAATGAAATCTAGATCTAAGCACTTAGAAGAGGACTACTCTTAGTACAATataatctagaaaagcataaataggGGAGACTTTTTCCTtaaaaagtaagaagaaaatcaaaacaaaactaagcCACTACAGAAAAGCTATAAACTAAAGAGATTAGtgtagatgaagatgatgagatGAGATAAATGAAACAAAAGATAACAAGTGCAAGGAACTCCAACTCCATCTAGGGTGGTTTCTTGATGCATTTCAACTTCCTCCTTCTAAAGATAGACATGCCTATTTTGTCAAGTGTGAAAAATCCTCTAATCTCCTAAACAAGGTGATGAAAGTCATAATAATACTGAGTAGAATTCACTTTATGATTATGCTTCGATAAAGTATCTACTGGAAAGTTCGCCTCCCTGTATATGTGAAAACATCTAAAGTAATCAAGTAAACTAATGAGATCATGTAGCTCCTTAATATACCTGCAAATGCTCCAAGATGGTGTAATATCACATTTGAGCTACTTGACTAGAAGTTCAAAATCAACTTTTAATATCATTCTAATATAGCCCTGTTGTATACACCAAGTAATGTCAATAAGAGTTGCCTGAGCCTCCACTTGattgttggaatcaacttcaagaGGTGCCGCAAATGCAAAAATCAACTTGCCTTTATTATCTCTTAGAATGTACTAGCTCTAATTTTTTCTGGATTTTCTAGAGCACTTTCATCAGTATTCAGGTTTACCATAAAATGATAAGGTTTGGTCCAACAAATTTGAGTAAGTTTCATCTCATGTTGACAATTATCAATAAAGCGAACTAAGTCA
Proteins encoded:
- the LOC107851393 gene encoding protein METHYLENE BLUE SENSITIVITY 1 — protein: MTGKAKPKKHTAKELAAKIDAATTNRGGGKAGLADRSGVDKGGHAKLECPLCKVTAPDVKSMKIHHDAKHPKVAFDETKLNNLHATVSAESSNKPKPGIRGSLKK